Proteins from one Aureimonas sp. SA4125 genomic window:
- a CDS encoding DUF1330 domain-containing protein, whose product MPKAYWIARVDVRDPERYKDYVSTAAPAFAEFGAKFLARGGPVTHLEGPARGRNVVIEFESVEAAKACYDSPAYQAAARIRQECAEAEMLIVEGA is encoded by the coding sequence ATGCCGAAGGCCTACTGGATCGCCCGCGTCGACGTTCGCGACCCCGAGCGCTACAAGGACTACGTCTCGACGGCAGCGCCCGCCTTTGCCGAATTCGGTGCAAAGTTCCTTGCCCGTGGTGGGCCGGTCACGCATCTCGAAGGGCCGGCGCGCGGCCGCAACGTCGTCATCGAGTTCGAAAGCGTCGAGGCGGCCAAGGCCTGCTACGACAGCCCGGCCTACCAGGCGGCCGCCAGGATCCGGCAGGAGTGCGCCGAGGCGGAAATGCTGATCGTTGAGGGCGCCTGA
- the pyrF gene encoding orotidine-5'-phosphate decarboxylase, which translates to MTTTALRDRLIVGLDVSSRAEAEAIVAELGDAVSTYKIGYQLVFAGGLPLVEELARAGKHVFLDMKLLDIANTVEKGIESITRLGAAMTTIHAYPHAMAAAAKAAEGSNLLILAVTVLTSLDEADLAASGYAGGIADLVAARAVQARDAGIGGLVASAAEAAALRRLIGPGMALVTPGIRPAGSAAGDQKRIATPAEALRDGASHLVVARPIIAAPDRRQAALAILAEMAAA; encoded by the coding sequence ATGACTACAACCGCATTGCGCGACAGGCTGATCGTCGGCCTTGACGTCTCCTCGCGGGCCGAGGCCGAGGCGATCGTCGCCGAGCTTGGCGACGCCGTCTCGACATACAAGATCGGCTACCAGCTGGTCTTCGCCGGCGGCCTGCCGCTGGTCGAGGAATTGGCGCGCGCGGGCAAGCACGTGTTTCTCGACATGAAGCTCCTCGACATCGCCAATACCGTCGAAAAGGGCATCGAGAGCATTACCCGGCTCGGCGCCGCGATGACGACGATCCACGCCTATCCCCATGCCATGGCGGCCGCGGCCAAGGCGGCGGAGGGTTCGAACCTTCTCATTCTCGCCGTCACCGTCCTCACCTCGCTCGACGAGGCCGATCTCGCCGCCTCGGGCTATGCCGGAGGCATCGCCGATCTCGTGGCGGCGCGCGCGGTCCAGGCGCGCGACGCGGGCATTGGCGGGCTCGTCGCCTCGGCGGCGGAGGCGGCGGCGCTGCGCCGCCTGATCGGTCCGGGCATGGCGCTCGTCACCCCCGGCATCCGCCCCGCCGGCAGCGCCGCCGGCGATCAGAAGCGCATCGCCACCCCGGCCGAGGCGCTGCGCGACGGTGCCTCGCACCTCGTCGTCGCCCGCCCGATCATCGCCGCGCCCGACCGGCGCCAAGCCGCGCTCGCCATCCTCGCCGAGATGGCGGCTGCCTGA